The proteins below come from a single Dinghuibacter silviterrae genomic window:
- a CDS encoding acyltransferase family protein: protein MRQLPSLNGLRAISIMIVLLYHQLGYNFNIEQSLLYYLPIFNGQFGVTVFFVISGFLITYLMLREEQDGGSISLKDFYIRRVLRIFPAYYFLLLVYYFLQRLDILHIPKASWLTSLIYLKYVNYKIEDYTAHAWSLSVEENFYFFWPFIFLLGDKVRKYAAIALVAAVPCFRLFLHFHPISWIGYTSFFVRINSIATGCICALYRDKIIKFLQPYWEDAINISLITLFSWPWLVYFFGDTLTYVFVVFGDLTGTIANTAIAIVMMYSVYGPKKTWYRILNTRVFNYVGVLSYSIYLWQQFFMLRTQYWVTHFPQNWLFIATSALFSYYIIEKPFLHLKSRFAGKRKAPSPIGVSAISV, encoded by the coding sequence ATGAGACAACTTCCCAGCTTGAACGGATTGAGGGCTATCAGTATTATGATTGTCTTGTTATATCATCAGCTTGGGTACAACTTTAATATCGAACAATCTTTACTTTATTACCTGCCTATCTTCAATGGTCAGTTTGGCGTGACTGTTTTCTTCGTGATTTCCGGGTTTCTGATCACTTATCTTATGTTGCGGGAAGAACAGGACGGGGGCTCCATATCGCTAAAGGACTTTTACATACGGCGTGTCCTACGCATTTTTCCGGCATATTATTTCCTGCTTCTTGTATACTACTTTCTTCAACGATTGGATATTTTGCATATTCCAAAGGCATCATGGCTGACATCGCTGATCTACCTTAAATACGTTAACTATAAAATTGAGGACTATACTGCTCATGCCTGGTCGCTTTCAGTAGAGGAGAATTTCTATTTTTTCTGGCCTTTTATATTCTTGCTGGGGGATAAGGTAAGAAAATATGCGGCCATCGCACTTGTGGCAGCAGTGCCTTGTTTCCGGCTATTTCTCCACTTTCATCCCATTTCTTGGATAGGCTATACATCCTTTTTTGTACGAATCAATTCTATAGCGACGGGATGCATTTGCGCCTTATATAGGGATAAAATTATAAAGTTCCTCCAACCTTATTGGGAGGATGCTATTAATATATCATTGATAACCCTTTTCAGCTGGCCATGGCTGGTGTATTTTTTCGGCGATACACTTACTTATGTTTTTGTTGTTTTCGGCGATTTGACCGGAACGATCGCCAATACAGCTATAGCGATAGTGATGATGTATTCGGTGTATGGTCCGAAAAAAACTTGGTATCGGATATTAAATACACGAGTATTTAACTATGTTGGCGTGCTGTCCTATAGTATATACCTTTGGCAGCAATTTTTTATGCTTAGAACGCAATATTGGGTAACGCATTTCCCGCAAAACTGGTTATTCATCGCAACATCAGCCCTGTTCTCATACTACATCATCGAAAAACCCTTCCTCCACCTAAAATCCCGCTTTGCAGGCAAAAGAAAAGCACCCAGCCCCATCGGGGTGAGTGCTATCAGTGTGTGA
- a CDS encoding VOC family protein: protein MQVPDNYLPIMPYLIVPGAYRFLDFVKDVFGATLQYSADRSPGILMHGELRIGPAVIMFADATDVYAPFPSSMFLYVDKVDEVFAKALVRPDVTLLQELDNRPYGRGGGFKDAFGNAWWVNSPV, encoded by the coding sequence ATGCAAGTTCCCGACAACTACCTCCCCATTATGCCCTACCTGATCGTCCCCGGGGCCTACCGGTTCCTGGATTTTGTAAAAGACGTTTTCGGTGCCACCCTCCAATACAGCGCCGACCGCTCCCCGGGCATCCTGATGCACGGGGAACTTCGTATCGGTCCCGCCGTCATCATGTTTGCCGATGCCACCGATGTCTACGCCCCCTTCCCCTCCTCCATGTTCCTTTATGTGGACAAGGTTGATGAGGTATTTGCAAAGGCCCTGGTGCGGCCCGACGTTACCCTTCTACAGGAGCTCGACAACCGGCCCTATGGAAGGGGCGGCGGATTCAAAGATGCATTTGGGAACGCCTGGTGGGTGAATTCGCCTGTTTAA
- a CDS encoding type IV secretory system conjugative DNA transfer family protein has product MPQPESYRRLALAVAITAIALWIYIHAYALLGPHHWVSLDRWLYHRREDWIFKKIWALPSLAIAAWLMARLGHSVTPPVFNTEAESFPQQRRRLTNPYSVNLRTRYVFQGHKKRGWVNILEPFRGLLVMGSPGSGKSWYIIRPLIEQQLQKGFTMFVYDFKYDDLSRLVYRCWRQYGNGTTFHLVHFDDLARSQRCNPIHPDTLTDLAEAAEASRVLLLSLNRDWIRKQGDFFVESAINFLTALIWFLKRLKGGQYCTLPHAIELMQTPYESLFSILRTEPQIEFLINPFISAYHQNVMPQLEGQTAGAKISLARLAVPHLYYILSGNDFSLDINHPDKPRIVCMGNSPQKQEVYGAVLSLYVSRLVRQVNQPSRLPCALVFDEFPTLYFNGVDTLLATARSNKVAATLVVQDMSQLRKEYGKEQADVLLNLTGNVIAGQVTGESAHQLSERFGRILQERKSTHKGERSESTGLSYHLDPALPPSRLATLSAGEMVGVLSDNPSQPLTYKLFHGQMVRSPEAPSVEIPMLDKPPTEKDINDNYNKIKEEIRDLVIDAMERINKEPSLQHLRVQQKKGEITHWHLKEKPA; this is encoded by the coding sequence ATGCCACAGCCTGAGTCATACCGCCGACTGGCCCTCGCAGTCGCGATAACCGCTATTGCCCTCTGGATCTATATTCACGCCTACGCGCTCCTGGGCCCCCATCACTGGGTCTCATTGGACCGATGGCTCTACCACAGAAGGGAGGACTGGATCTTCAAAAAGATCTGGGCCCTCCCTTCATTGGCAATCGCCGCCTGGCTTATGGCGCGCTTAGGACATAGCGTCACGCCCCCCGTCTTCAACACCGAAGCCGAAAGCTTCCCCCAACAGCGCCGTCGACTGACCAACCCCTACTCCGTCAACCTACGGACCCGCTACGTATTCCAGGGGCACAAAAAGAGGGGCTGGGTAAATATTCTTGAACCCTTCCGCGGCCTCCTGGTCATGGGTTCCCCCGGCTCCGGCAAATCCTGGTACATCATCCGCCCCCTGATCGAACAACAACTGCAAAAGGGGTTCACCATGTTTGTCTACGACTTCAAGTACGACGACCTAAGCCGCCTGGTCTATCGCTGCTGGCGGCAATACGGAAACGGCACCACCTTCCACCTGGTCCACTTCGACGACCTGGCGCGCTCCCAACGCTGCAACCCCATCCACCCCGACACTCTAACGGACCTGGCCGAAGCAGCCGAAGCCTCCCGCGTCCTCCTCCTCAGCTTAAACAGGGATTGGATCCGTAAACAAGGGGACTTCTTCGTAGAATCTGCCATCAATTTCCTGACAGCCCTCATCTGGTTCTTAAAACGACTCAAGGGCGGACAGTACTGTACCCTTCCCCATGCCATCGAACTGATGCAAACACCCTATGAAAGTCTTTTCTCCATCCTGCGGACAGAGCCACAAATCGAGTTTCTGATCAACCCCTTTATTTCCGCCTACCATCAAAACGTAATGCCCCAACTGGAAGGCCAGACAGCAGGCGCGAAAATATCGCTGGCGCGCCTGGCCGTCCCCCATCTCTATTATATTCTGTCAGGAAACGACTTTAGTCTGGACATCAACCACCCGGACAAACCCCGGATCGTTTGTATGGGTAACTCCCCCCAGAAACAAGAAGTCTATGGAGCAGTGCTTTCCCTCTATGTCTCCCGTCTCGTCCGCCAGGTGAACCAGCCAAGCCGCCTACCCTGCGCCCTGGTTTTCGACGAGTTCCCCACCCTCTATTTCAACGGGGTGGATACCCTCCTGGCAACTGCCCGTTCCAATAAAGTAGCAGCCACCCTAGTCGTCCAGGATATGAGCCAACTCAGAAAAGAATACGGCAAGGAACAAGCAGACGTTCTATTGAATCTGACAGGCAATGTGATCGCCGGCCAGGTCACAGGAGAAAGCGCCCACCAGTTATCCGAACGCTTCGGCCGGATCCTCCAGGAAAGAAAGAGTACGCATAAAGGGGAACGCTCCGAAAGCACCGGCCTCTCCTACCACCTGGACCCAGCTTTACCACCCTCCCGGCTGGCCACGCTCTCCGCCGGTGAAATGGTCGGTGTCCTCTCAGACAACCCGTCCCAACCGCTGACATACAAACTTTTCCACGGCCAAATGGTTCGGAGCCCGGAAGCCCCATCGGTAGAAATACCAATGCTGGACAAGCCCCCAACCGAGAAGGATATCAACGATAATTACAATAAGATCAAAGAGGAAATTAGAGACTTGGTGATTGACGCCATGGAACGAATTAACAAGGAACCGAGCTTACAACATTTGAGAGTGCAACAGAAAAAAGGAGAGATAACTCATTGGCATTTAAAAGAAAAGCCCGCTTAG
- a CDS encoding anti-sigma factor — protein sequence MTLEELISSGKLELYVAGVLSDREMSDIGILAVENPAVASEIEKIEKVMIEWLSPQEFQMPDTEKEKQIDEILGRIRKEPKIPLNGIPPVSGNGHHTAPAPVRPLHPKRQPQWAMAALVAGLVLTTGLTVWMAVRYARLAPEATALRTQYQDLANAQNQYQDQMTRMQTQVNLMRNILTRRIELSTVAGNKITSADNYMLVYWNPETKKLLLVDAHLPELSSQQQYQLWALYDGKPIDAGVFDPKDLQASSSFQKDIPNAQAFAVTVEPKGGSKTPTLSNLCMMGKL from the coding sequence ATGACACTTGAGGAACTGATATCATCCGGAAAGCTGGAGCTCTATGTAGCCGGCGTTCTCTCAGACAGGGAGATGTCGGATATCGGTATCCTTGCCGTGGAGAATCCCGCCGTGGCCTCCGAGATCGAGAAAATCGAAAAGGTCATGATCGAGTGGCTCAGCCCCCAGGAATTCCAGATGCCCGACACGGAGAAAGAGAAGCAGATCGACGAAATCCTCGGCAGGATCCGCAAGGAACCTAAAATACCGTTAAACGGGATCCCTCCCGTGAGTGGCAACGGACACCATACCGCCCCCGCACCGGTACGCCCCCTTCATCCGAAACGCCAGCCCCAATGGGCCATGGCGGCCCTGGTGGCCGGTCTTGTCCTGACTACTGGGTTGACGGTATGGATGGCGGTCCGTTACGCCCGCCTGGCCCCGGAAGCGACTGCATTGAGGACCCAGTACCAGGATCTGGCCAACGCCCAGAACCAGTACCAGGATCAGATGACCCGTATGCAAACACAGGTGAATCTCATGCGCAACATCCTGACGCGGCGCATCGAGCTCAGCACCGTAGCGGGTAACAAGATCACTTCGGCCGATAACTATATGCTGGTCTACTGGAATCCGGAGACCAAGAAGCTCCTCCTCGTAGACGCCCATTTACCCGAACTATCGTCCCAGCAACAATACCAGTTGTGGGCGCTGTATGACGGCAAGCCCATCGACGCCGGTGTGTTCGATCCCAAAGACCTTCAGGCAAGCTCCAGCTTCCAAAAAGATATTCCAAACGCCCAGGCCTTTGCCGTCACGGTAGAGCCAAAGGGCGGTAGCAAGACGCCGACCCTCAGCAATTTGTGCATGATGGGCAAGCTATAA
- a CDS encoding RNA polymerase sigma factor, giving the protein MGNAFTFQADLVTRLKARDEAAFAEMYRNYSNAFLSIITKITNGDIEAAKDILQEAMVKVWNNIHLYDSSKGTLFTWVMNISRNTAIDKLRSKDFKNQLKNRSLETSEAQDYQPVPSLNTELIGVKKMLEKLDSSHRDVVDVVYMMGYSHAEAAEVLDIPLGTVKTRLRNAIVELRKQYRIA; this is encoded by the coding sequence TTGGGAAACGCGTTCACATTTCAGGCAGATTTGGTGACCCGGCTGAAGGCCCGCGACGAGGCGGCCTTTGCTGAAATGTATCGCAACTACTCCAATGCTTTTCTATCTATTATCACTAAGATCACCAATGGCGACATCGAGGCAGCAAAGGATATTCTGCAGGAAGCCATGGTCAAGGTCTGGAACAACATCCACCTCTATGATTCCTCGAAGGGAACGTTGTTTACGTGGGTGATGAACATCAGCCGCAACACGGCGATCGACAAACTGAGGTCGAAAGACTTCAAGAACCAACTCAAGAACCGCTCCCTGGAAACATCCGAAGCCCAGGATTACCAACCGGTCCCCTCCCTGAACACGGAGCTGATCGGTGTAAAAAAGATGTTGGAAAAACTGGACTCCAGCCACCGGGACGTCGTCGACGTCGTATATATGATGGGTTATTCCCATGCAGAGGCGGCCGAAGTCCTGGATATACCGCTCGGGACGGTGAAAACCCGGTTGAGGAATGCCATTGTTGAATTGAGAAAACAATATCGTATCGCATAA
- a CDS encoding helix-turn-helix domain-containing protein, whose translation MTYLEIPPPPLLAPYVRFFWVLESNFPPGEMYVHRTLASGCPEMVFHYKGSFTEILPSGDQAPSFRSGITGQTTSFNRYAIQENFGIFGAFLYPYGLPALFGVSAQSVSNQSVDLASLCGAEGRILEERILSAPDNPTRVELLSTFLTSRLHPLEAFVIHAIRSVVSREGLVDLAYLADQCFRSRRQFERDFKTYSGFSPKLFARLSRFGGALEPYGDKGLTLTQIAYACGYYDQSHFIHEFKAFSGHHPKEYFGGKAEAAQWKN comes from the coding sequence ATGACCTATCTGGAAATACCGCCCCCACCCTTGCTTGCCCCGTATGTACGGTTCTTTTGGGTGCTGGAAAGCAACTTTCCACCCGGAGAAATGTACGTCCACCGCACGCTGGCCAGCGGCTGCCCGGAGATGGTATTTCACTACAAAGGCTCCTTTACCGAAATCCTGCCCTCTGGAGACCAGGCCCCGTCTTTTCGATCCGGTATCACAGGACAAACTACCAGCTTCAACCGCTATGCGATCCAGGAAAACTTTGGCATCTTCGGTGCCTTCTTGTACCCCTATGGGCTCCCGGCGCTCTTTGGGGTATCGGCGCAATCGGTGTCGAATCAATCGGTAGACCTGGCGTCGCTCTGTGGGGCCGAGGGCCGCATTTTGGAAGAGCGGATCTTGTCCGCCCCGGACAACCCGACCCGTGTCGAATTGCTAAGCACTTTTTTGACGTCCCGCCTTCACCCCCTCGAAGCCTTCGTGATACACGCCATACGGTCGGTCGTCAGCCGGGAGGGACTGGTAGACCTCGCCTACCTCGCCGACCAATGCTTCCGGTCCCGCCGCCAGTTCGAACGCGACTTCAAAACTTATTCGGGCTTCAGTCCCAAACTCTTTGCCCGGCTTAGCCGGTTTGGCGGCGCCTTGGAGCCTTATGGAGACAAGGGACTAACCCTGACGCAGATCGCCTATGCCTGCGGGTACTACGACCAGTCCCACTTTATCCACGAGTTCAAGGCCTTTTCCGGACATCACCCCAAGGAATACTTCGGGGGGAAGGCGGAAGCGGCGCAGTGGAAGAACTAG
- a CDS encoding acyltransferase family protein codes for MKQLPSLNGLRAVSILIVLVYHTLGANLHDNKSLLYNIPFFNGEFGVNVFFVISGFLITSLLLKEEKEGGSISLKDFYMRRALRIFPAYYFLLFVYYVLQKFDIIHIPGGSWLTSLLYVKYINYNDDVYTGHAWSLSIEENFYFFWPFVFLLGDKVRRYTALALVGVVPCFRLFLYFHPITWIDELSFFVRIDSIATGCLCALYKDKIIKFLSPFWWDAVLIALTTLFIWPWLGQLVHGTFAIYIFVAFGVLSGTVVNVIIVIVMMYAVYGPKGSLYKVLNTRLFNYIGVLSYSLYLWQQFFMTRTRFWGTQFPQNWLFIVAAALFSYYIIEKPFLSLKSRFKGKRKAPNPIGVSAVSV; via the coding sequence ATGAAGCAACTTCCTAGCTTGAATGGATTGAGGGCTGTAAGTATTTTGATTGTTTTAGTTTATCATACACTTGGGGCCAACTTGCATGATAATAAATCCCTCCTCTATAACATTCCCTTCTTCAATGGTGAGTTTGGCGTGAATGTATTTTTTGTCATCTCCGGATTTTTGATCACATCGCTTTTGTTGAAGGAAGAAAAAGAAGGGGGCTCAATTTCGCTAAAGGACTTCTATATGCGGCGTGCGCTGCGTATTTTCCCTGCATATTATTTCTTGCTTTTTGTATATTACGTTTTACAGAAATTTGACATAATTCATATTCCCGGCGGCTCCTGGTTGACGTCGTTATTATACGTCAAGTATATTAACTATAATGACGATGTTTATACCGGCCATGCATGGTCGTTGTCTATCGAGGAGAATTTCTATTTCTTTTGGCCGTTTGTATTTCTGCTAGGTGATAAAGTAAGAAGATATACGGCCTTAGCACTCGTGGGAGTTGTGCCTTGTTTTCGGCTATTTCTTTACTTTCATCCCATTACCTGGATAGACGAACTTTCTTTTTTTGTTCGGATCGATTCGATAGCGACAGGGTGCCTATGTGCTTTGTATAAAGATAAAATTATAAAGTTTCTCAGTCCCTTTTGGTGGGATGCTGTCCTTATCGCGTTGACCACTCTTTTTATTTGGCCTTGGCTGGGGCAATTAGTCCATGGTACTTTTGCAATCTATATTTTTGTTGCGTTCGGTGTATTGTCCGGAACGGTAGTTAACGTCATTATTGTAATAGTAATGATGTATGCCGTGTACGGTCCAAAAGGATCCTTGTACAAGGTGTTGAATACCCGTTTATTTAATTATATCGGTGTGCTGTCCTACAGCTTATACCTTTGGCAGCAATTTTTTATGACGAGAACGCGCTTTTGGGGGACGCAATTCCCACAAAATTGGTTATTCATCGTTGCTGCGGCATTGTTCTCTTACTACATCATCGAAAAACCCTTTCTCAGCTTAAAATCCCGCTTCAAAGGCAAAAGAAAAGCACCCAACCCCATCGGGGTGAGTGCTGTCAGTGTTTGA
- a CDS encoding acyltransferase family protein — MKQLPSLNGLRAISIFIVIFFHLFWFNFNVRQKSIYYIPFLNGELGVHVFFVISGFLITTLLLNEEKERGAISLKNFYIRRVLRIFPAYYFLLFVYYILQIVGLIGIPGRAWLTAFSYVKYINYSIDHFTAHAWSLSIEENFYLFWPFVFLMGDKARRYVVVFLMIIAPILRTFLFFHPVVWISDLSFFVRIDAIATGCFCALFKDRILAILNLNWSAVFISSLIILFIWRGLAHLTFGTSFVLIFVFLGMSTGTIPNIMIAMVVMFSVYGPKGIWYKLLNTRVLNYAGILSYSLYLWQVFIFKTGWWVTHFPQNLVFIFACALFSYYIIEKPFLRLKSRFAGKRKAPSPIRGSAIRV; from the coding sequence ATGAAACAACTTCCCAGCTTGAATGGATTGAGGGCTATTAGTATTTTTATTGTTATTTTTTTTCACCTGTTCTGGTTCAACTTTAACGTCAGGCAAAAATCGATATATTATATCCCTTTTCTCAATGGCGAGCTGGGCGTGCATGTATTCTTTGTGATTTCTGGGTTTCTCATTACTACACTATTATTGAATGAGGAAAAGGAACGGGGGGCAATATCACTTAAGAACTTTTATATACGACGTGTTCTACGGATATTTCCGGCGTATTATTTTTTGCTGTTCGTTTATTACATTCTTCAAATCGTCGGCTTAATTGGTATACCCGGGAGGGCGTGGTTGACAGCTTTTTCCTATGTAAAGTATATTAACTATTCAATTGATCATTTTACTGCTCACGCATGGTCGCTTTCCATAGAGGAGAATTTCTATTTATTCTGGCCGTTCGTATTTTTGATGGGTGATAAAGCAAGAAGGTATGTTGTTGTTTTTCTTATGATTATCGCCCCGATTTTAAGAACTTTCTTGTTTTTTCATCCTGTAGTATGGATAAGTGACCTGTCTTTTTTTGTGAGGATCGATGCAATTGCTACTGGCTGTTTTTGCGCCTTATTTAAGGATAGGATACTAGCAATTTTGAATCTTAATTGGAGTGCCGTTTTTATATCTTCTCTAATTATTTTATTCATATGGAGAGGGCTTGCCCATTTGACCTTTGGTACCTCTTTCGTTTTAATTTTCGTTTTTTTGGGGATGTCTACCGGAACCATTCCGAATATAATGATCGCGATGGTGGTGATGTTTTCTGTGTATGGTCCAAAAGGAATATGGTATAAGCTGCTGAATACCAGAGTGCTTAATTACGCCGGCATTCTGTCCTATAGTCTTTATCTTTGGCAAGTATTTATTTTCAAAACGGGTTGGTGGGTGACACATTTCCCGCAAAATCTGGTCTTCATTTTCGCTTGTGCTTTGTTTTCTTATTATATCATCGAAAAACCCTTCCTCCGCCTAAAATCTCGCTTCGCGGGCAAAAGAAAAGCACCCAGCCCCATCAGGGGGAGTGCTATCAGAGTGTGA